Genomic DNA from Streptococcus uberis:
GGTAAGGGAATGCCAATAATGGCTAAAACAAAACTGACACAGCCAGCAATAATATATAGTGTTTTTTTCATAGGAATCCTTTAGTTCATTACTTCAATAAATCATTATAACAGAATGTGTACTTGACTGCTCATCTATTTGCTTATTATAACATTTTATAAAAATGAATAATTCGGAAAATAATTGATATTCTTTCATTAAAGCGTTATCATATTGGAAAGAGCCCTACTCTTGAAATTTTAGAAATCGAGGACACACTATGAAACTCATTGGTCTTGTCGGTACAAATTCCAGTCGTTCCACTAACCGTCAGCTTCTTCAATATATGTCACATCATTTTGTAGATAAAGCAGATATTGAACTCATGGAAATCAAAGATTTACCACTTTTCAATAAGCCTGCAAATAAGGAATTACCTGAGAGGGTGAAAGAAATGGCTACAAAAATCCAAGAGGCTGATGGTGTTATCATCGGTACTCCTGAATATGACCATTCCATTCCTGCTTCTTTAATGAATGCTTTAGCTTGGTTATCATATGGTATCTACCCTTTACTTGGTAAACCCGTTATGATTACTGGTGCTTCATATGGTACATTAGGTTCATCACGTGCTCAATTGCAGTTGCGTCAAATTTTAAATGCACCTGAGTTGAAAGCAACCGTTC
This window encodes:
- a CDS encoding NADPH-dependent FMN reductase, whose translation is MKLIGLVGTNSSRSTNRQLLQYMSHHFVDKADIELMEIKDLPLFNKPANKELPERVKEMATKIQEADGVIIGTPEYDHSIPASLMNALAWLSYGIYPLLGKPVMITGASYGTLGSSRAQLQLRQILNAPELKATVLPDEFLLSHSLQAFDANGNLFDLETIQKLDAIFDDFRIFVKIAGKLSNAQELLRKEAEDFDWENL